A stretch of DNA from Desmospora activa DSM 45169:
CCACGCTGAATCATGAAGGCTGTCTCTCCCCAATTGATCAGAATAACACCGATCTCACCCCGATAATCCGCATCGATCGTCCCGGGAGAATTAAGCGTCGTAACCCCGTATTTCAACGCTAAACCGCTGCGAGGGCGAACTTGTGCTTCTAAACCGATGGGCATCTCCAGCCTAATCCCCGTCGGGATCAGCTTCCGCTCACCCCGCTCCAACCGTACCTCCGTCTCTACCGCAGCTAACAGATCAAACCCACTCGCTCCCGCTGTCATCTGTCGAGGCAGCGGCAAATCTTCGGCTCCGACCACCGGCTGAATCTTTACATCAACCAACAAGTGCATCCCTCCTATATGCGGATGGAATCGCACCATCCGGGGAAACGACCGACAGTGCTGTCGGATGGGAGAAAATCGCCTGCGCCGTCTCCAGTAAATCTTGCCGCGTCAACGCTTCTACCGCCGCCACCACTTCATCCAATGAGCGGTGTTTTCCCAGGAGCAGCTCATTTTTGCCGAGTCGGCTCATCCGGTTATTGGTGCTTTCCAAGCTCATCATCAGACTACCTTTTAATTGCTCTTTTCCCTTGTGCAGCTCTTTTTCCGTCACACCGTGCTGTCGAACCTCATCCAGGATCTGAAACAGGAGGTGCAATACCTCGTTCTCCTGTCCTTGTCCCGTACCAACATACAAAATAAACAGACCACTATCGCTGTATGCACTAAAATATGAATAAACAGAGTAGGCCAACCCCCGCTCTTCGCGTACCTGCTGAAAGAGACGGGAGCTCATGTTTCCTCCAACGAGATTGTTTAGCAAAATAAGTGAATAAATACGAGAATCACGAATAGAGATGCCGGGAAATCCCAGGCACAAATGCGTCTGTTCCGTCTCTTTTTTGCGGTGGATCACACCGGAGGTAAACTGCGGAACAGTGGGACGATCTTCTTTCCCCCGATTTGTCCAGGCTGCGAAATAACCGGCGACCCGATCGAGATAATCATCCGGTAGATGACCAGCCAGGGCAATTACCAACCGATCCGGTGTATAGTTTTCATCTCGAAAAGTGACGAGGGCATTTCGATCAAAGCGGCGGAGATTATCGCGATGGCCTAGGATAGGAAGACCAAGCGAATGGTTTTCCATCGCCGCCGCGGATAACCAGTCATGCACAATATCGTCTGGCGTATCCTCCACCATTCGAATCTCCTCTTCAATCACTTTTCGCTCTTTGTCCACATCCTCCGCTTGGAAGGTAGATTCAAAAAACATGTCGGCCAACACCTCTAGCGCGATATCCAGATGCTGGTCCAACACCTTAGCATAGTAACAAGTCATCTCCTTCGATGTAAAAGCATTCACTTGACCGCCAATCTCATCAAAGGTTTCCGCCAACTGCCGGGCTGTCCGCTTTTTGGTCCCTTTAAACAACA
This window harbors:
- the dut gene encoding dUTP diphosphatase — its product is MHLLVDVKIQPVVGAEDLPLPRQMTAGASGFDLLAAVETEVRLERGERKLIPTGIRLEMPIGLEAQVRPRSGLALKYGVTTLNSPGTIDADYRGEIGVILINWGETAFMIQRGERIAQLVFQTVPSVRLIPGADLTVTERGSGGFGHTGK
- a CDS encoding M16 family metallopeptidase, with the translated sequence MIHKHTLPNGVRVVAEHIPHVRSVTLGLWVGTGSRYEAVDNNGISHFIEHMLFKGTKKRTARQLAETFDEIGGQVNAFTSKEMTCYYAKVLDQHLDIALEVLADMFFESTFQAEDVDKERKVIEEEIRMVEDTPDDIVHDWLSAAAMENHSLGLPILGHRDNLRRFDRNALVTFRDENYTPDRLVIALAGHLPDDYLDRVAGYFAAWTNRGKEDRPTVPQFTSGVIHRKKETEQTHLCLGFPGISIRDSRIYSLILLNNLVGGNMSSRLFQQVREERGLAYSVYSYFSAYSDSGLFILYVGTGQGQENEVLHLLFQILDEVRQHGVTEKELHKGKEQLKGSLMMSLESTNNRMSRLGKNELLLGKHRSLDEVVAAVEALTRQDLLETAQAIFSHPTALSVVSPDGAIPSAYRRDALVG